From the genome of Alteromonas stellipolaris:
GGAAGGTCTGGCAAGCTTCCTAGCTTCATTCTGGAAATTTGAAAGGGAACAGCCATTCCTGCATTCCCACGCTTTGCTAGGAAACTTGCCAGCGCCTTCTGAGTGGGCGATTATCTATGCGGATTGGTATTACATATATTAAACAAAAGCAGGGGTAACGTGGTTACAACTTTACGCACAGCAAAGATCACAGACACTTCGTCAACAAATCCATCGTCAAACGTTTTAATTCTTGATGGGGGATTAGGCCGCGAATTAGAAAGAGTTGGGGCTCCCTTTAGGCAACCCGAATGGTCTGCTCTTTCTTTAATGAAAGCCCCTGATTTAGTAGCCCAAGTACATCAAAACTTTGTGGATGCGGGTGCAAAAATCATTACCACCAACACTTACGCGTTAGTGCCTTTTCATATAGGACAAAAACAGTTTGATGAGCAAGCATTCTTGCTTGCCGAGCGCGCGGCCGGTATTGCCAGAACTGTTGCTGAAAAGTGTGATGTGTTAGTTGCAGGTTGCATTCCTCCTGCGTTTGGCTCTTATAAACCTGAACTATTTTGTGCAGAGCAACTCTCTTCAATTTTACTACCATTGATTGAAGCACAAGCGTCCTACATCGACTTTTGGCTTGTAGAAACCGTATCTTCGGTAGAAGAAGCCATCGCGGTAACGTCTTTATTAAAACAGCACTCATCTAAACCAATTTGGCTTTCCTACTCGCTCAGTAATCGTCATGACTTTGCAACCCCTGTGACCTTGCGTTCTAGTGAGCCACTGAATGCAATACTGCCCACTCTAGATAACCTGGATGCCGTGTTGTTTAACTGCTCGCAGCCTGAAGAGATGGAAGCTGCCATTGCGTTTACACACTCGCACAATGCCCATATTCCTATTGGCGTTTATGCTAATAGTTTTTCAGAGCATGTTAGAAAGCATGATGCTAATGAAATGCTCTCTACGTTGCGTGAAGATGTCACCCCTGAAAAATACTTAACGTACGCACAAACTTGGGTGAACGCTGGCGCTTCAATTGTAGGCGGGTGTTGCGGTATAGGTCCTGCGCACATACAAGCATTGGCGCAGGGATTAGTTAACGCATTAGAGTAACGTGTTATCGGGTGACGTATTATCGAGTAACCACGTTTTTAGCGCCTTTTATTAACGCTTCTTTATCGATTTTATTCGGTACTTCAACACCACGGCGCGCCGCAGGGCGTGCCTCGATACTGTTTTTCCAGCGAGTTAAGTTATCTAGCCCTTCAATACTTACGCCCGACCATTCATAGGTACGCACCCAGCACCAGTTCGCCATGTCGGCAATGCTGTAATCACCGGCTAAATATTCGTTGTCTTCTAATCGCCCATCTAGCACCGTAAACAATCGGCGTACTTCATTTTGATAACGGTCGATAGCAATGGGGATCTTTTCTTCTAAATAGCGATGGAACACATTCGCCTGCCCCATCATTGGCCCAATACCCCCCATTTGAAACATAACCCATTGCATCACTTGGCTTCTGCCTTTGGCGTCTGCGGGTAAAAACTTACCTGTCTTTTCAGCTAAATAAAGCATGATGGCGCCAGATTCGAAAACCACATGGTCGCCTTCGCTTTTGTCCACAATAACGGGAATTCTGCCATTTGGGTTCATGGCGAGGAACTCAGTAGTTTTTTGCTCGCCTTTCATTAAGTTTACTGCGTGCACGGTATAGTCGAGTTCCATTTCTTCTAATGCTACTGACGCTTTCCAACCATTGGGTGTTGCTGCGCTGTATAAATCTATCATTAGGCTTTTGCACTCGCTCTGCTACTAACGTTGTCATACCAACGCTGAAGGTTGGTTTGTTCGTCTTTAATTCGAATATCCACCACCCGTGCAAAATCAATGGCACACAGCGCAGTAATATCCGCAATAGAGAAGGTATCTCCCGCTATAAACTCGTGTAATTCGAGTCGGCGTTCGAGGATATTAAAATACTTTGATGCATTGATACCGGCTTCTTTACCGTATTCCGGCACAGGTACCATTCTGTCTTTAAAGTACCCTGTGGTGTGTTGAAAACACATGCCTACTTGTAACATTAGCGCCATTTCTACTTGCCGCTGCCACATAGCGATGGTGGCTTTTTCAATAGGCGTAGAGCCTAATAACGAAGGCTCAGGATGAATGGCTTCAAAATACGTGCAAATGGCGTCAGTTTCAGCAATACAGGTACCGTCATCCAATTCTAAAATAGGAATCTTACCTAGTGGGTTTTTAGCGCGCATTTCTGCGCTTAAATTTTCACCCTTTTGAATATCTACTTGTACATACTCTATTTGTGATTTATCAATCCCTTTCTCAGCAAGGAACATGCGAACACGGCGAGGATTAGGCGCAGTTTTGGTCTCGTAAATTTTCATAGCCAATATCGTATCGTTAGAATGTTAACAGTCAGACTAGTGCTGCTTGCCCATGGGTTCAAATCATATTCGGTTGGGGTATAACTATTAAAAGGTTGAATGGTTATACCTGTTCACAGATTTACATCTACAATCACTCTCAGGCGCTTTTGTTCGGTATTCGAAAAGTGGGTTTGTTTGTAAGTTGCTAAGGCGTCTTGCTGTGCTTGCGCTTTCATTGCACTAGCGCTCACGTATTCTTGATAGTCTCGGTAGGCATCAACTCGTTGTTGCCATAGTGCTTGCGTCTCCCATAATGCAGAGAATCGCTCAGCTACCTGATGGCCAAATTCAGCGGCAATAGCGTGGTAACGAGACTCTGAATCTGCATGTTTTTGCTTAATTTGGTTAATTTTTTCCATGTCTAAGGTAGGTTCAAACGCCGCTTTTTCCTGCCCACCTAGTGCATTTAATTGATCAAATATCTCATTGCGTTTTTGCTCCCTTGAGAGGTCGCGATCTTGAGCAATAGCAAGACGAGCAAGTGCTCTTGCGTCAATCGCCGCATCAAGTGAAAACAAGTATTCATACTCTTGTTGGGAAAAGTAACTAAGACGCAACGTGTCTCTCATTGCTAGTTTTTGTTCAACTTCACTTAACGAAATACCTGCATACGTGACATCGGTAACGGTGTTCTCGATTGGTACTGTGAGCACTTTCTCGATTTCGGTATCAGTATCTGCCAATGCCACTTTATATACTACGTATCGAGTGAATACATCAGCAGCGTACGTAGCCGATCTTGGCTCATACATATTAGTAGCATTCACAGTAAACAGAGCCTTAACCTCATCTTCTGAAGCGCCTTCATTGGCAAAAATAAAGCGATCGAAACTGTCTTTTACGCCAAAATATAAGGTAAATACTGGTAGAGCTGACGCGTGGGAATTTACCTTTTTTACTGGCTGAATTGCCTTTTTAATTTCAGTTGCAGTCGCATCTTTGCTGGTTATTGCCGCTGCGGTAGCTTGAGGTTTTCCAAGGTGCTCACCATCAGAAGTATCACTATTTCCGCTTATTGAGATGCTAATTACGAGCACAAGAAAGAGGGCAGCGCCCCCTCCTATGAACAACCACCGGTGCATTATAAGCCCAGATTTTTCAAACGGTTTGCTTGGTCAACAAACACATCTACCGGATTGGTTTCAAACCAATGGGTAATACCAAAGCTTTGATTAACTTCATCGAGGTGATTCATCTTGTAGTTATCTTTAAGTACTTTACCTAAATGCGAACTACACGAAGACACTAACCCATCATTGGTTTCACCAAATGCCAAGCCTGTAATGGCAAGAAAAGGGTCGACCACGTCCAGCGCATTTGTGTAAGTTCTACCACCGCTCCAGGAGTAGTAGTACACGCCATTCTCGCCTAATTTTTTACCGTCATTTCGACAGTAGGCCGAGGGCATGCCTTCGGGGTAGCGAGCGTTAAACGCAATTGAACCAGCGGTTGATAGCGAGGTTAACGCAGCTACAGAATCTGTGGGTTTATCTCGGGGATCTGAGCCCGATGCTAGTTCGATAAGATTAGCAAAAGCGTCGGTGATCAAACCCACTGTACCTTCTTGCACAGACCCTTCAGTAAGACCACTTTTTAATACATCTGCCACAGCGCTCCCCCAGTTAACTCCGGCTACGGAGGTAACCGAAGCCACTTTACTGGGCGCTACACTTGCGGCATACCTTGCCGTAGGTCCGCCATGGCTATGGCCAATAAGGTTAACTTTTTCGGCACCAGAAAGTGCTAGTACCTCATCAATATAGTTAAGTAACTGCTCTCCCCTCACTTCGGTAGAATTAGAAGGAGACACTTCTGCGATATAAACCACCGCGCCGTTTCGAGATAGTTTTTGAGGCACTTTGTAAAAGTAATCTACAAACAAAATGTCATCAAAACCGAAGAGACCGTGAACCAGTACAATTGGGTATTGTGTTTTAGCGTAATTACCCGCCCAAGATTGAGAAGGTAATACTGCGGCAAGCAAAAACAGCATGAGTGTTGTTATTTTCGTTCTTAGTTTCATTGCATGTTCCTTGAGTGATAGACATTAGTGGTCTGAGGCCAGACCTGTGTTATTTTTATGTTAATTTAATGTGAATAACAAGGAGGAGAGCAGAAGTTTGTTGATAGACTTACGGTAAGGTTCCAGTAGTTAGAACGGTTTTCGCGAAAAATAAAATGTAAAACACTTTAGATTCAGCCGACTAGGTTGTTCTGAGAGTATACTCAACCATACCATTCAGAGTGGAAATAAAGAGAATATCGAACACTTATAATATCGATTATTGTCCACTGTCGTTCAGGAACATGAGTAAGCGGGAATGAACGGGAATGTGAGTTTAACAAAAGCGAACCGTCAGTATCGGCAACACTTAAAATAATCCTGAAAGGGGGACGTGCCTACCAACAGCTTTATAGTGAACGATGGTAAACCTGAAGATAATTCA
Proteins encoded in this window:
- a CDS encoding glutathione S-transferase family protein is translated as MKIYETKTAPNPRRVRMFLAEKGIDKSQIEYVQVDIQKGENLSAEMRAKNPLGKIPILELDDGTCIAETDAICTYFEAIHPEPSLLGSTPIEKATIAMWQRQVEMALMLQVGMCFQHTTGYFKDRMVPVPEYGKEAGINASKYFNILERRLELHEFIAGDTFSIADITALCAIDFARVVDIRIKDEQTNLQRWYDNVSSRASAKA
- a CDS encoding lipase secretion chaperone, with amino-acid sequence MLVISISISGNSDTSDGEHLGKPQATAAAITSKDATATEIKKAIQPVKKVNSHASALPVFTLYFGVKDSFDRFIFANEGASEDEVKALFTVNATNMYEPRSATYAADVFTRYVVYKVALADTDTEIEKVLTVPIENTVTDVTYAGISLSEVEQKLAMRDTLRLSYFSQQEYEYLFSLDAAIDARALARLAIAQDRDLSREQKRNEIFDQLNALGGQEKAAFEPTLDMEKINQIKQKHADSESRYHAIAAEFGHQVAERFSALWETQALWQQRVDAYRDYQEYVSASAMKAQAQQDALATYKQTHFSNTEQKRLRVIVDVNL
- a CDS encoding esterase/lipase family protein, which produces MKLRTKITTLMLFLLAAVLPSQSWAGNYAKTQYPIVLVHGLFGFDDILFVDYFYKVPQKLSRNGAVVYIAEVSPSNSTEVRGEQLLNYIDEVLALSGAEKVNLIGHSHGGPTARYAASVAPSKVASVTSVAGVNWGSAVADVLKSGLTEGSVQEGTVGLITDAFANLIELASGSDPRDKPTDSVAALTSLSTAGSIAFNARYPEGMPSAYCRNDGKKLGENGVYYYSWSGGRTYTNALDVVDPFLAITGLAFGETNDGLVSSCSSHLGKVLKDNYKMNHLDEVNQSFGITHWFETNPVDVFVDQANRLKNLGL
- a CDS encoding homocysteine S-methyltransferase family protein — its product is MVTTLRTAKITDTSSTNPSSNVLILDGGLGRELERVGAPFRQPEWSALSLMKAPDLVAQVHQNFVDAGAKIITTNTYALVPFHIGQKQFDEQAFLLAERAAGIARTVAEKCDVLVAGCIPPAFGSYKPELFCAEQLSSILLPLIEAQASYIDFWLVETVSSVEEAIAVTSLLKQHSSKPIWLSYSLSNRHDFATPVTLRSSEPLNAILPTLDNLDAVLFNCSQPEEMEAAIAFTHSHNAHIPIGVYANSFSEHVRKHDANEMLSTLREDVTPEKYLTYAQTWVNAGASIVGGCCGIGPAHIQALAQGLVNALE
- a CDS encoding glutathione S-transferase family protein gives rise to the protein MIDLYSAATPNGWKASVALEEMELDYTVHAVNLMKGEQKTTEFLAMNPNGRIPVIVDKSEGDHVVFESGAIMLYLAEKTGKFLPADAKGRSQVMQWVMFQMGGIGPMMGQANVFHRYLEEKIPIAIDRYQNEVRRLFTVLDGRLEDNEYLAGDYSIADMANWCWVRTYEWSGVSIEGLDNLTRWKNSIEARPAARRGVEVPNKIDKEALIKGAKNVVTR